From Oryza sativa Japonica Group chromosome 4, ASM3414082v1, one genomic window encodes:
- the LOC4335352 gene encoding wall-associated receptor kinase 2, translating into MTIHTKTALLCLLGAVATTAWLSFAVAQPQPPPACRRRCGDVDIPYPFGLNGDAPGCALGHGTYGFNISCNDTGNGVYKPFIWDVELLGVLLPEGQARILMSISSYCYNPATGAMDGPENNTWALDFTSSPYRFSHTGNVFTAIGCRTLAYIGGDNVDADVGSLTTGCVATCRLQAGNLTVTDDDVGACSGIGCCRTSIPVGLQYYYVWFDDRFNTTAIHNVSRCSYAALMEKSSASWFRFTPAYVTSSAFNDTFNGQVPLLLDWAIGNETCEQARRASPESYACRSRNSECFDSPSGLGYICNCSKGFRGNPYLHPEDPSSCQDIDECTDQNMNNNCHGICRNTLGGFECICPAGTRGNASVGQCQKVLTHGVLLAIGICSSTVVGLLIFLGIEWIKYKRRLVRQDLMNKRDAYFRQHGGQLLLDMMKLENQVSFKLYDREEIELATNNFRESAILGQGGQGTVYKGFDLDPENNPVAIKRCKGIDANRRMEFGQELLILSRVRHEYIVKLLGCCLQFEVPVLVYEFVPNKTLHYLIHGQSDASTRTLDIRLEIAAQSAEALAYLHSLDHPIFHGDVKSANILIGDKFTAKVSDFGCSIFRAAADENINVVKGTIGYLDPEYLMTFQLTDKSDVYSFGILLLELLTRRKPLSNEVSLASLFQDAMKKGNIDHHIDKEILHEDNMELLYEFACLASQCLVMDSENRPAMSHVADILRQLADTASQQHTGTLQGIRSLRLLGNSSGSISEPCYSPVKTMEYDSRKTSMGIEFAR; encoded by the exons ATGACGATCCACACGAAAACGGCTCTGCTATGCCTCCTAGGCGCCGTAGCAACTACGGCATGGCTCTCCTTCGCCGTCGCGCAaccacagccgccgccggcctgccgGAGAAGATGCGGCGACGTCGACATCCCTTACCCGTTCGGCCTCAACGGCGATGCCCCCGGCTGCGCCCTGGGCCACGGCACCTACGGCTTCAACATCAGCTGCAACGACACCGGCAACGGCGTGTACAAGCCCTTCATCTGGGACGTCGAGCTGCTCGGCGTCTTGCTGCCGGAAGGCCAGGCCAGGATCCTGATGAGCATCTCCTCCTACTGCTACAACCCGGCCACCGGCGCCATGGACGGTCCCGAAAACAACACCTGGGCGCTCGACTTCACCTCGTCGCCGTACAGGTTCTCCCACACCGGCAACGTGTTCACCGCCATCGGGTGCCGCACGCTCGCCTACATCGGCGGCGACAACGTGGACGCCGACGTCGGCAGCCTGACCACCGGGTGCGTGGCCACGTGCCGGCTGCAGGCCGGCAACCTCAccgtcaccgacgacgacgtcggcgccTGCTCCGGCATCGGATGCTGCCGGACGTCCATCCCCGTGGGGCTCCAGTACTACTACGTCTGGTTCGACGACCGCTTCAACACGACGGCCATCCACAACGTGAGCCGCTGCAGCTACGCGGCGCTCATGGAGAAGTCGTCGGCGTCGTGGTTCAGGTTCACCCCGGCGTACGTCACCTCGTCGGCGTTCAACGACACCTTCAACGGGCAGGTCCCCTTGCTGCTTGATTGGGCCATCGGAAACGAGACCTGCGagcaggcgaggcgagcgagtcCCGAGTCCTATGCGTGCAGGAGCAGAAACAGTGAGTGCTTTGACTCGCCAAGCGGGCTAGGCTACATCTGCAATTGTTCCAAGGGATTCCGTGGAAATCCTTACCTGCACCCAGAAGATCCCAGCAGTTGCCAAG atattgatgagtgcACGGATCAGAACATGAATAACAATTGCCACGGGATTTGTCGTAATACTCTTGGTGGGTTCGAATGTATTTGTCCTGCGGGTACCCGAGGCAATGCCTCAGTTGGACAGTGTCAGAAAGTGCTAACACATGGAGTACTGTTGGCTATAG GAATTTGTTCCTCAACGGTTGTTGGCCTTCTAATTTTCCTTGGCATAGAATGGATCAAGTATAAACGTCGATTGGTTAGACAAGATCTCATGAATAAAAGGGATGCATATTTTCGTCAACATGGAGGCCAATTATTACTTGATATGATGAAATTAGAGAATCAAGTTTCATTTAAGTTGTATGACAGAGAAGAAATTGAGTTAGCAACAAACAACTTCAGGGAGAGCGCAATCCTCGGTCAGGGCGGTCAGGGTACTGTTTACAAAGGTTTTGATCTAGATCCAGAAAACAATCCTGTGGCAATAAAGAGATGCAAGGGAATCGATGCGAATAGGAGGATGGAATTCGGACAAGAGTTGCTCATACTCTCCCGAGTGAGACATGAGTACATTGTCAAACTTCTTGGTTGTTGTCTGCAGTTTGAAGTTCCTGTTCTAGTATATGAATTTGTGCCGAATAAGACCCTACACTATTTGATTCATGGCCAAAGCGATGCATCCACTAGAACACTAGATATCCGACTGGAAATCGCTGCCCAGTCTGCTGAAGCACTTGCATACCTACATTCACTTGATCATCCTATTTTTCATGGGGATGTGAAATCTGCCAACATACTTATTGGTGACAAATTTACTGCAAAAGTTTCTGATTTTGGGTGCTCAATATTTAGGGCAGCGGCTGATGAAAATATTAATGTAGTGAAGGGAACAATTGGTTATCTAGATCCAGAATACCTCATGACGTTCCAGTTGACTGATAAGAGTGATGTCTACAGCTTTGGCATTCTTCTTCTAGAGCTCTTGACACGTAGGAAGCCTCTATCCAATGAGGTGAGCCTCGCCTCTCTCTTCCAAGATGCTATGAAGAAGGGAAACATTGATCATCACATAGATAAAGAAATACTACATGAGGATAACATGGAACTGCTATACGAATTCGCATGTCTAGCAAGCCAGTGCTTAGTTATGGACAGTGAGAACAGGCCAGCAATGAGCCATGTGGCAGACATACTTCGGCAATTGGCAGATACGGCGTCACAACAACACACTGGCACACTTCAGGGTATTCGCTCACTCAGATTATTGGGAAACTCAAGTGGTAGCATCTCAGAGCCGTGTTATTCTCCTGTTAAAACAATGGAGTATGACAGCAGGAAGACATCTATGGGCATTGAATTTGCAAGATAA